A region from the Candidatus Nezhaarchaeota archaeon genome encodes:
- a CDS encoding ABC transporter substrate-binding protein codes for MHAVRFSCLPEVTHYVRMHAVEAGVVKPSLLRIEVVYTADINRYLLSVRPELGQVSTGFLPTALGEAELRLVAVYPSYRKKLTENLLLARRGSEVEGPGDLEGRRVGVPGMDKTTTVVALGMLREYARPERVELVEASPGALLAKLDAGEVDAALLLGYYTVEALHSGRYKVVWSPYDDFAKRYGRRPINSLIVAQRGFVEGGRGFREAWRAVQESCAYGKEHWEELVERYVKEVRGGGEALLRAYKDWLSRSGLTIPTAPSSEDLELIRAICEIAEELGVARRAPSVEELSRILAPG; via the coding sequence GTGCACGCTGTGAGGTTTTCGTGCCTCCCTGAGGTCACCCACTACGTGAGGATGCACGCCGTAGAGGCGGGGGTAGTTAAGCCTAGCCTACTAAGGATAGAGGTGGTCTACACCGCGGACATAAACAGGTACCTGCTGAGCGTAAGGCCTGAGCTAGGTCAAGTCTCTACGGGCTTCCTGCCGACGGCCCTGGGGGAGGCTGAGCTTAGGCTGGTGGCCGTGTACCCGAGCTACCGGAAGAAGCTCACCGAGAACTTGCTATTGGCGAGGAGGGGCTCCGAGGTAGAGGGGCCCGGGGACCTAGAGGGTAGGCGGGTGGGCGTGCCGGGCATGGACAAGACCACCACTGTGGTCGCGCTGGGGATGCTGAGGGAGTACGCGAGGCCTGAGCGCGTGGAGCTAGTAGAGGCCAGCCCCGGCGCCCTGCTCGCTAAGCTAGACGCAGGCGAGGTCGACGCAGCGCTCCTGCTAGGCTACTATACCGTCGAGGCTCTTCACAGCGGGAGGTATAAGGTAGTCTGGAGCCCCTACGACGACTTCGCGAAGAGGTACGGGAGGAGGCCGATAAACTCGCTAATAGTAGCCCAGCGCGGCTTCGTAGAGGGGGGGAGGGGCTTTAGGGAGGCGTGGAGGGCCGTTCAAGAGTCCTGCGCGTACGGCAAGGAGCACTGGGAGGAGCTCGTCGAGCGGTACGTTAAGGAGGTTAGGGGGGGAGGCGAGGCGCTGCTGAGAGCCTACAAGGACTGGCTCTCCCGCTCAGGCTTAACAATACCGACCGCTCCTAGTAGCGAGGACCTGGAGCTGATACGCGCGATATGCGAGATCGCGGAGGAGCTGGGCGTCGCGAGGAGGGCGCCGTCGGTCGAGGAGCTCTCCAGGATCCTAGCCCCAGGCTAA